One Arthrobacter sp. B3I4 genomic window, GGTGCCGAGCGGGGCGTCCCCGTACCGGGCGTTCTCGCCGGCCCGGTCCATGGGCGTCACGTGGGCGACGTAGGTCGCCACGATCTCCGGCATGGGGTGCTCATTGCCGTCCTCGTCCATGTAGAACTCGGCGAGCGAGTAAGCCCCGCATTGCAGCCCGGTTTCGCCGTAGACGAACTTGGAGGTCTTGAGGTCGATCATGACCGGCATACCGTCGTTCAGCAGGGGGGAGGTGGCGATCATGTCGAACTTCCCCGCGTACCAGTCCTTGCGGGACGCGACCGGCCGCTCCATGAGGAGCGGGGTGATCTGGAAGCGGTCAAGGAAGTCCGCGTAGCCCTCGACGTACCCGGCCAGCTCATCCGGGACGCCTTCGACGGTGCCGGTGGTGGCCAGGGCTTCGGCGAAGTCGTGCACCGCGGTGCCGCGAACGCCTGCGTCGTCGCGGACCTTCGCCGGGATGGCTGCCAGTTCCCGGACCATGTCGACGTCGTCCCGGCTGCGGAGCGAGTCGATCTCCGCCGGGTTCGCTTCGACGTACTCGGCAACGGTTTTCCCGGCCCAGTAGACGAGTGCCGGCTTCGGGATGCCGCCATTCAGGATGGTGGTAACTCCGGTGACGGGGAGCCCGTCGAGCTTGTACCGGTGCCCGTTGTGGGTGAAGGTCAACCCCTTCGGCGGAATTTTGGTCTTGGTGGTCATCGTGTCAGCTCCAATTTCTGGGCCCGGGCGTCGATCCCGGGGCGGGCGGGGTGCGTGTAGTCGGGGGTGGCGTGCTGCGGGGTTGGGTCTTCGTGGCCGGGGCAGAAGCAGACGTCCAGGCGGCAGGTCTCGCAGCGGTAGTGGCCGCCGCAATAGCAGACCGTCATGACAGGTCCGTTCCGCAGGCCGAGCACGTCATCGCGCCCTTGTCGTACGTGGTGGCCGGGTGCTCGCAGGCGTTCACAGTCCGGCCAGCTTCCCGGCGATCAGGACGGTGCCCGGGAGGACGAGGAAGGCGGCCAGGGCACCGAGCCCGTCGCGGACCCATTCGCCGCGTGCGGTGAGGTGGATGCGCTTGCAGATCATGGCTGCTCCTTCTTTGCTTCCGCGTGCTGGATGCTGTTCTGACCGGTGATGGTGCAGATCTGGGCGAGAGTCTGGGCCTGGGTGAGTTCGCCGCGGAAGTGCCGGTCAAGGACGGCGTTGATCTGGTCGATCGCGTCGTGGTCGTTCACGCCGCGAGCTCGTATCGGGTTTTGAAGCTGGAGACGACGTCGTTGATCGCTGTCGTCAGCTCGGATTCGAAGTAGTCGGCGAGCTCGGCGGAGTTGTCGAGGGTGCCGGCGGCGTTGACCACGAGCATGTCGTGCGTGTTGTCTGCCAGCCGGGCTAGGTCGTCGAGCCAGTTGAAAGCGTTTTCGACATCAGACGGAAGCACGAAGATTTCGAGTGCGCCGGTCAGGCGGCAGGCGAGACGCTCGGCGTCCTGGTCGGCGTTGTTGTGGGATTCCCAGTACCCTACGATCAGATGCCGTGCCACAGCTACGGCCTGTTCTTTGGTAAACTCGTACTCGTTCATCGAAGTGATCCTTTTCGTGGTTTCGGTGGGCGTGAGGTCCATGGGTTGCAGCCCGTGGACCTCTTTTTGTTGATGACCCGACTCTATCTACTACTTGTGACAAAAACAAGCGCAACTTGTTTTTACGCCGCGTTGAGCGGCGGCTTATCCCTCAGCTGGTACGCCCACTGCGCCGACGAGCCCAGCACGGCGGCCACCTCTGGGGCAGTGCAGCCAGCGTCGAATGCCTGCCGCACGGCGGCCCGCTTCCGATCCTGGGCCGCGGACGCAGCTGACTCCGCCTCCACCGCAGCCTCGTGCGCTGACGCCAAGGTGCTAAGCGCTTCATCCTTGCTCACTGGTTACTCCTCGTCGCCTGGTAGTGGTCGATCGCTTTGGGTGGGATCCGCCACGGGCTCGTCTTTCCGCCCGTCTTGTACGCCCCGCGGAGGGCCTGCGTCTGGCAGTGCCGTTTGATGGTTTGGACCGGTTCGGCCAGCATCTCTGCGACTTCCTGCAGCGTGTACGCCCGGCGGGGGAGTGTTGGGCTAGGCGCCGGCATCGGGCACCCCTCTCCATGCGTGGAGGAACCCTCCGTGCCGTGACTTCCTGGTGCTGGAGGAGTAGTCCGCCTTGGTGATGATCCCGCGGCGGCTCGCCGTCCCGAAGACGCTGCCCCACTGGTTGGGATGCGGGGGCTCCCCAACACCTCGTGCCCGGAGTGTGTCGGCGGTGAAAGTGGCCCCTGATTTGGCCAGGGCTTCAAGGTGGTCGAAGGCGTTCGCCTTCCAGTCCTCTTCGAGGACGGCTGCTTGCGTCACGAGAGCTCCGCTTCTGTTGGTTTGGTGAGTGTCCAGCCCATGAGCGTTTCCAGATCGAGTAGGGCGTTGTGGAGTTCGTCGGCCGTGACCATTGCACAGGCGTTGCCTTCGATGAGGTCTCTCAGTGCCTGGGTCGGTGCGGCGACAGTGGTGATCGTGGATGTGTCTGCCATGGGTGTCCTGTCTGGGTTAGGCGTTGGCGAGCTGGCGTTTGGTGCCTGCCGCGTTTGTCATTCTCGGCACGCGTGAGTCGACGTTCTTGATGAAGAGCTCGTCGACGTCACGGCGCAGCCATTTGGCGATTTGGTTTGCAAGGTCCTCGGAGCACTGCGTCATGGTCCCGCATTCGAGTGCGGAGATCGCAGCCTGGGTGCATTTGCAGAGCAGCGCTAGCTGGCGCTGCGAGTAGCCTTCACGTTCCCGACGCTTCTTGAGCGTGGCCGTGCTGATGGGCTTCATAAAGACCTCCCCCCGGAGTCGTGTTCTTGGCCGGCGTACTGAGCAGCGCCGGTCCTTGAGTTTTCCTTGGTACATGTACATCTTTCATCCTTTCGCATTTGCTGACAAGTGAAGCGTGCCGCACTTGTCGCTTACTTGTCAACAACACGCGCTTGTTTGCCCCGCAAATACAGGGATGCAGGGGATTTACTTGTATTTGGAAAACTTTCGATTGTTGGCACAAGTAGTACAACCGGTATGAGGATGAAGCCCATGGACAGCACACCAAAGACGTTGAAGGAAATCGCCCAGGCGGCTTCCGACAACAACGGGGGCGCTAGGGGGCGTCAGCTGGGCCGAATAGCAGAACGAAAAGGTCTCACACTGTCCTACACGACAGTCGACAAGATCATTGCCGGCACGTACACGTCACGTCCGAGCCGCAAGACCTTGGAGGCGCTTTCGCGACTATCAGGAGTACCAGTGGCACAGGTTTATGAAGCAGCCAACGAAGTACCGCCGCAAGCCCGGCTTGCCGACCAGCTTCCCCCGGACGTGGACACGCTATCGCCCGAACAGCGGAAAGTGATCATCGACATAGCCCGCGTGTTCCTCAAAGAGA contains:
- a CDS encoding helix-turn-helix domain-containing protein, yielding MPAPSPTLPRRAYTLQEVAEMLAEPVQTIKRHCQTQALRGAYKTGGKTSPWRIPPKAIDHYQATRSNQ
- a CDS encoding helix-turn-helix transcriptional regulator — translated: MKPISTATLKKRREREGYSQRQLALLCKCTQAAISALECGTMTQCSEDLANQIAKWLRRDVDELFIKNVDSRVPRMTNAAGTKRQLANA